In Rosa chinensis cultivar Old Blush chromosome 1, RchiOBHm-V2, whole genome shotgun sequence, a genomic segment contains:
- the LOC112185538 gene encoding transducin beta-like protein 3 isoform X2: protein MASLPLKKNYRCVPSLQPFYSGGAFAVSSDGSFIACASGESINIVDASNSSVRSTLEGDSEAVTALTLSPDDKLLFSSGHSRLIRVWDLSTFKCVRSWKGHDGPVMGMACHPSGGYLATAGADKKVIVWDVAGSFATHHFKGHQGVVSSLLFHPDPTKQILFSASHDTTVNVWDLDTKKRVATLTEHNSTVTSMALSEDGRTLLTAGRDKVVILWNLDDYSCLKTVTTYETLEAVCVIPSGTLLSSRFGSSKQRNGKKSKSPAICFITVGDRGIVRIWNSEGAVCLFEQKSSDVTITSDDDESKRGFTAALLLPSDQGLLCVTADQEFLLYSPVESPEGTFEFVLSKRLVGNNGEILDMKFLGDEEQFIAVATNTEQVRVFDVASMSCSHVLAGHTEIVMCLDTCVSSSGRTLIVTGSKDNSVRLWESESRCCLGVGVGHMGSVGAIAFSKKQRDFFVSGSSDRTLKVWSLDGISDNVEKPINLKAKAVVAAHDKDINSVAVAPNDSLVCSGSQDRTACVWRLPDLVPVIVLKGHKRGVWSVEFSPVDQCILTTSGDKTIKIWAISDGSCLKSFEGHMSSVYRASFLTRGTQFISSDADGLVKLWMVKTNECIATYDQHEDKVWALTVGKKTEMVATGSGDAAINLWYDCTASDKEEAFRREEEGVLKSQELENAVKDADYTKAIQIAFKLRRPHKLYECFHELFREGMKSR, encoded by the exons ATGGCGTCTCTACCTTTGAAGAAGAACTACAGGTGCGTCCCCTCTCTGCAACCGTTCTACTCCGGCGGCGCGTTCGCCGTCTCATCCGACGGTTCCTTCATCGCCTGCGCTTCCGGCGAGTCCATTAACATCGTCGATGCCTCCAACTCCTCTGTACGCTCCACTCTGGAAGGCGACTCCGAGGCCGTCACTGCTTTAACCCTCAGCCCCGACGACAAGTTGCTCTTCTCGTCCGGCCACAGTCGCCTCATTAGGGTTTGGGACCTCTCCACCTTCAAATGCGTCCGCTCTTGGAAG GGTCATGATGGGCCTGTGATGGGAATGGCTTGTCACCCATCCGGCGGATATCTTGCCACCGCCGGAGCCGATAAGAAGGTTATAGTTTGGGATGTTGCCGGTAGCTTTGCCACTCATCACTTCAAAGGTCACCAAGGGGTTGTTTCTAGTCTTCTCTTTCATCCAGATCCTACCAAGCAAATT CTTTTCTCCGCAAGTCATGATACAACTGTGAACGTCTGGGATCTAGATACTAAGAAGCGTGTCGCAACACTTACTGAGCATAACTCAACGGTAACTTCTATGGCATTATCCGAAGATGGGCGCACGTTGCTCACAGCTGGAAGAGATAAG GTTGTGATCTTGTGGAACCTTGATGACTACAGCTGCTTGAAGACTGTAACAACATATGAAACCCTTGAAGCTGTGTGTGTAATTCCTTCTGGAACTCTTTTATCTTCCCGTTTCGGTTCATCCAAGCAGCGGAATGGGAAGAAAAGCAAGTCACCTGCAATATGTTTTATAACAGTTGGTGACCGTGGGATCGTACGAATTTGGAATTCTGAAGG TGCAGTTTGCCTATTTGAGCAGAAGTCCTCAGATGTTACTATCACCTCTGATGACGATGAATCAAAAAGGGGCTTTACTGCAGCTTTACTGCTTCCATCAGATCAAGGGCTGCTTTGTGTGACAGCTGATCAGGAGTTCCTTTTATATTCTCCTGTTGAAAGCCCTGAAGGGACCTTTGAATTTGTTCTAAGCAAAAGACTTGTAGGAAATAATGGAGAGATTCTGGATATGAAATTTCTAGGTGATGAGGAACAATTTATCGCTGTCGCCACAAATACTGAACAG GTACGAGTGTTTGATGTTGCATCCATGTCATGTTCTCATGTGTTGGCCGGTCATACTGAAATTGTTATGTGCCTTGACACCTGCGTATCAAGTTCTGGAAGAACACTTATAGTGACAGGAAGCAAGGATAATAGT GTTAGGTTGTGGGAATCAGAAAGCAGATGTTGCCTTGGTGTTGGCGTAGGTCACATGGGATCTGTTGGAGCTATTGCTTTCTCAAAGAAGCAGAGGGACTTCTTTGTCAGTGGTAGTAG TGATCGTACCCTCAAGGTCTGGAGTTTGGATGGTATCTCAGACAATGTGGAAAAGCCAATAAATTTGAAAGCAAAAGCTGTTGTAGCAGCCCACGATAAGGATATCAATTCAGTAGCTGTTGCACCAAATGATAGTTTAGTTTGTAGTGGTTCACAG GACCGCACTGCTTGTGTTTGGAGGCTTCCAGATCTTGTACCAGTAATTGTACTTAAGGGTCATAAAAGAGGGGTTTGGTCTGTAGAGTTTTCTCCAGTTGATCAATGCATTCTGACTACATCTGGTGATAAAACAATAAAGATATGGGCTATATCAGATGGCTCGTGCTTAAAATCATTTGAAGGACACATGTCAAGTGTATATCGAGCATCATTTCTTACTCGTGGGACCCAATTTATTTCTTCTG ATGCTGATGGTTTGGTGAAGCTGTGGATGGTCAAAACAAATGAATGCATTGCTACATATGATCAGCATGAGGACAAG GTTTGGGCATTGACTGTTGGAAAGAAGACAGAAATGGTTGCAACTGGCAGCGGTGATGCTGCCATCAATCTGTGGTATGATTGTACTGCCTCTGATAAAGAGGAAGCTTTCCGCAGAGAG GAGGAAGGCGTCCTGAAAAGTCAAGAACTAGAAAATGCTGTCAAAGATGCTGACTATACTAAAGCAATCCAAATTGCATTTAAGCTTCGCAGGCCTCATAAACTTTATGAGTGTTTTCATGAACTTTTCAG AGAGGGGATGAAAAGCAGATAG
- the LOC112185538 gene encoding transducin beta-like protein 3 isoform X1, translated as MASLPLKKNYRCVPSLQPFYSGGAFAVSSDGSFIACASGESINIVDASNSSVRSTLEGDSEAVTALTLSPDDKLLFSSGHSRLIRVWDLSTFKCVRSWKGHDGPVMGMACHPSGGYLATAGADKKVIVWDVAGSFATHHFKGHQGVVSSLLFHPDPTKQILFSASHDTTVNVWDLDTKKRVATLTEHNSTVTSMALSEDGRTLLTAGRDKVVILWNLDDYSCLKTVTTYETLEAVCVIPSGTLLSSRFGSSKQRNGKKSKSPAICFITVGDRGIVRIWNSEGAVCLFEQKSSDVTITSDDDESKRGFTAALLLPSDQGLLCVTADQEFLLYSPVESPEGTFEFVLSKRLVGNNGEILDMKFLGDEEQFIAVATNTEQVRVFDVASMSCSHVLAGHTEIVMCLDTCVSSSGRTLIVTGSKDNSVRLWESESRCCLGVGVGHMGSVGAIAFSKKQRDFFVSGSSDRTLKVWSLDGISDNVEKPINLKAKAVVAAHDKDINSVAVAPNDSLVCSGSQDRTACVWRLPDLVPVIVLKGHKRGVWSVEFSPVDQCILTTSGDKTIKIWAISDGSCLKSFEGHMSSVYRASFLTRGTQFISSDADGLVKLWMVKTNECIATYDQHEDKVWALTVGKKTEMVATGSGDAAINLWYDCTASDKEEAFRREEEGVLKSQELENAVKDADYTKAIQIAFKLRRPHKLYECFHELFRKRGDEKQIEKALHDFGNEELAVLFEYVREWNTKPKFCHVAQFVFFKILNIYSPTEIIKVKGIQNLLEALTPYSQRHYSRVDRHVRNTLLLDFILHSMAVVEPDTGARELNEESLIPSDVNHENETRSMEEDRKQKQASEGLKEKAASRKRKSKKSKDGSKKKAKASSLE; from the exons ATGGCGTCTCTACCTTTGAAGAAGAACTACAGGTGCGTCCCCTCTCTGCAACCGTTCTACTCCGGCGGCGCGTTCGCCGTCTCATCCGACGGTTCCTTCATCGCCTGCGCTTCCGGCGAGTCCATTAACATCGTCGATGCCTCCAACTCCTCTGTACGCTCCACTCTGGAAGGCGACTCCGAGGCCGTCACTGCTTTAACCCTCAGCCCCGACGACAAGTTGCTCTTCTCGTCCGGCCACAGTCGCCTCATTAGGGTTTGGGACCTCTCCACCTTCAAATGCGTCCGCTCTTGGAAG GGTCATGATGGGCCTGTGATGGGAATGGCTTGTCACCCATCCGGCGGATATCTTGCCACCGCCGGAGCCGATAAGAAGGTTATAGTTTGGGATGTTGCCGGTAGCTTTGCCACTCATCACTTCAAAGGTCACCAAGGGGTTGTTTCTAGTCTTCTCTTTCATCCAGATCCTACCAAGCAAATT CTTTTCTCCGCAAGTCATGATACAACTGTGAACGTCTGGGATCTAGATACTAAGAAGCGTGTCGCAACACTTACTGAGCATAACTCAACGGTAACTTCTATGGCATTATCCGAAGATGGGCGCACGTTGCTCACAGCTGGAAGAGATAAG GTTGTGATCTTGTGGAACCTTGATGACTACAGCTGCTTGAAGACTGTAACAACATATGAAACCCTTGAAGCTGTGTGTGTAATTCCTTCTGGAACTCTTTTATCTTCCCGTTTCGGTTCATCCAAGCAGCGGAATGGGAAGAAAAGCAAGTCACCTGCAATATGTTTTATAACAGTTGGTGACCGTGGGATCGTACGAATTTGGAATTCTGAAGG TGCAGTTTGCCTATTTGAGCAGAAGTCCTCAGATGTTACTATCACCTCTGATGACGATGAATCAAAAAGGGGCTTTACTGCAGCTTTACTGCTTCCATCAGATCAAGGGCTGCTTTGTGTGACAGCTGATCAGGAGTTCCTTTTATATTCTCCTGTTGAAAGCCCTGAAGGGACCTTTGAATTTGTTCTAAGCAAAAGACTTGTAGGAAATAATGGAGAGATTCTGGATATGAAATTTCTAGGTGATGAGGAACAATTTATCGCTGTCGCCACAAATACTGAACAG GTACGAGTGTTTGATGTTGCATCCATGTCATGTTCTCATGTGTTGGCCGGTCATACTGAAATTGTTATGTGCCTTGACACCTGCGTATCAAGTTCTGGAAGAACACTTATAGTGACAGGAAGCAAGGATAATAGT GTTAGGTTGTGGGAATCAGAAAGCAGATGTTGCCTTGGTGTTGGCGTAGGTCACATGGGATCTGTTGGAGCTATTGCTTTCTCAAAGAAGCAGAGGGACTTCTTTGTCAGTGGTAGTAG TGATCGTACCCTCAAGGTCTGGAGTTTGGATGGTATCTCAGACAATGTGGAAAAGCCAATAAATTTGAAAGCAAAAGCTGTTGTAGCAGCCCACGATAAGGATATCAATTCAGTAGCTGTTGCACCAAATGATAGTTTAGTTTGTAGTGGTTCACAG GACCGCACTGCTTGTGTTTGGAGGCTTCCAGATCTTGTACCAGTAATTGTACTTAAGGGTCATAAAAGAGGGGTTTGGTCTGTAGAGTTTTCTCCAGTTGATCAATGCATTCTGACTACATCTGGTGATAAAACAATAAAGATATGGGCTATATCAGATGGCTCGTGCTTAAAATCATTTGAAGGACACATGTCAAGTGTATATCGAGCATCATTTCTTACTCGTGGGACCCAATTTATTTCTTCTG ATGCTGATGGTTTGGTGAAGCTGTGGATGGTCAAAACAAATGAATGCATTGCTACATATGATCAGCATGAGGACAAG GTTTGGGCATTGACTGTTGGAAAGAAGACAGAAATGGTTGCAACTGGCAGCGGTGATGCTGCCATCAATCTGTGGTATGATTGTACTGCCTCTGATAAAGAGGAAGCTTTCCGCAGAGAG GAGGAAGGCGTCCTGAAAAGTCAAGAACTAGAAAATGCTGTCAAAGATGCTGACTATACTAAAGCAATCCAAATTGCATTTAAGCTTCGCAGGCCTCATAAACTTTATGAGTGTTTTCATGAACTTTTCAG GAAGAGAGGGGATGAAAAGCAGATAGAGAAAGCCCTTCATGACTTTGGCAACGAAGAGTTGGCGGTACTTTTTGAATATGTTAGGGAATGGAATACAAAGCCAAAGTTTTGCCATGTTGCCCAGTTCGTGTTCTTTAAAATTCTCAACATTTATAGTCCGACAGAGATTATTAAG GTAAAAGGCATTCAGAATCTTCTTGAAGCTCTCACCCCATATTCTCAGAGGCACTATAGCAGAGTAGACAGGCATGTGAGAAACACACTCCTGTTGGACTTCATTCTGCACTCGATGGCAGTTGTTGAACCAGATACAGGTGCTAGAGAATTGAATGAAGAGTCTTTGATTCCCTCTGATGTCAATCATGAGAATGAAACACGTAGTATGGAGGAGGATCGGAAACAGAAGCAGGCATCTGAAGGGTTGAAAGAAAAGGCAGCCTCGAGGAAACGGAAGTCAAAGAAATCAAAAGATGGTTCAAAGAAGAAAGCTAAAGCATCTAGCTTAGAATAG
- the LOC112185531 gene encoding cellulose synthase-like protein D3 has translation MASKSFKGRLSNLSSSSDIPDGLGKPPMPPTVTFGRRTSSGRYISYSRDDLDSEIGSGDFMNYTVHIPPTPDNQPMDPSISQKVEEQYVSNSLFTGGFNSVTRAHLMDKVIESETSHPQMAGAKGSSCAIPGCDAKVMSDQRGEDILPCECDFKICRDCYTDAVKTGGGVCPGCKEQYKNTDLDEMAMEGALPPLPLPLPNGMSKMDSGMSRMERRLSLMKSTKSGLMRSQTGDFDHNRWLFETKGTYGYGNAIWPKEGGFGNGKDDDVVEPTELMNKPWRPLTRKLKIPAAILSPYRLLIFVRMVVLGLFLAWRISNPNTDAMWLWGMSIVCEVWFAFSWLLDQLPKLCPINRSTDLNVLKEKFETPTLNNPTGKSDLPGIDIFVSTADPDKEPPLVTANTILSILATDYPVEKLACYVSDDGGALLTFEAMAEAASFANIWVPFCRKHGIEPRNPESYFSLKRDPYKNKVKSDFVKDRRRVKREYDEFKVRINGLPESIRRRSDAYHAREEIKAMKLQRQNREDEPVETVKIPKATWMADGTHWPGTWLTSSSEHSRSDHAGIIQVMLKPPSEEPLHGTDGTIDEARLIDLTDIDIRLPMLVYVSREKRPGYDHNKKAGAMNALVRASAIMSNGPFILNLDCDHYIYNSQAMREGMCFMMDRGGDRLCYVQFPQRFEGIDPSDRYANHNTVFFDVNMRALDGLQGPVYVGTGCLFRRIALYGFDPPRSKEHHQGCCSCCFSSRKKNKHASVAHTPEENRALRMGDSDEEEMNLSLLPKRFGNSTFLIDSIPVAEYQGRPLADHPAVKNGRPPGALTIPRELLDASTVAEAISVISCWYEDKTEWGDRVGWIYGSVTEDVVTGYRMHNRGWKSVYCVTKRDAFRGTAPINLTDRLHQVLRWATGSVEIFFSRNNALLASPRMKILQRVAYLNVGIYPFTSIFLIVYCFLPALSLFSGQFIVQSLNVTFLTYLLVITLTLCMLAILEIKWSGIELEEWWRNEQFWLIGGTSAHLAAVIQGLLKVIAGIEISFTLTSKSGGDDEDDDFADLYIVKWTSLMIPPITIMMVNLIAIAVGFSRTIYSVIPQWSRLIGGVFFSFWVLAHLYPFAKGLMGRRGRTPTIVFVWSGLIAITISLLWVAINPPAGTNQIGGSFEFP, from the exons ATGGCTTCCAAATCGTTCAAGGGGAGGCTATCAAATCTATCATCGAGCTCTGACATTCCCGATGGACTCGGCAAGCCTCCAATGCCTCCCACCGTCACATTTGGCCGCAGAACCTCCTCCGGTCGCTACATCAGCTACTCCAGGGATGATCTCGATAGCGAAATTGGGAGTGGTGACTTTATGAACTACACAGTGCACATACCTCCCACCCCAGACAACCAACCCATGGATCCATCCATTTCGCAGAAGGTTGAGGAGCAGTATGTGTCCAACTCGCTTTTCACAGGGGGATTCAACAGTGTTACCCGAGCTCATCTTATGGACAAGGTGATTGAATCCGAAACCAGCCATCCGCAGATGGCCGGTGCTAAAGGGTCATCATGTGCAATTCCCGGGTGTGATGCAAAGGTCATGAGCGATCAACGCGGGGAGGACATTCTTCCTTGTGAGTGTGATTTCAAGATATGTCGAGATTGCTATACTGATGCTGTCAAAACTGGGGGTGGTGTATGTCCCGGATGCAAGGAACAGTACAAGAACACAGATTTGGATGAAATGGCTATGGAGGGTGCATTGCCACCGCTTCCGCTGCCTTTGCCTAATGGGATGTCTAAAATGGATAgtgggatgtctagaatggagaGGAGGTTGTCACTCATGAAGTCAACAAAGTCGGGTCTGATGAGGAGTCAAACTGGTGATTTTGATCACAACCGGTGGCTGTTTGAAACAAAAGGAACTTATGGCTATGGGAATGCTATATGGCCCAAGGAAGGAGGTTTTGGAAATGGCAAAGACGATGATGTTGTTGAGCCAACTGAGCTGATGAACAAACCATGGAGGCCTCTCACACGGAAATTAAAGATACCTGCAGCTATTCTAAGCCCCTATAG GCTTCTAATATTTGTCCGCATGGTTGTCCTTGGGCTGTTTTTGGCATGGAGGATCAGCAATCCAAATACTGATGCAATGTGGCTTTGGGGAATGTCAATAGTTTGTGAGGTCTGGTTTGCTTTTTCGTGGCTTCTCGATCAACTTCCCAAGTTGTGCCCAATCAATCGTTCTACAGATCTTAATGTCTTGAAGGAGAAATTTGAAACACCTACTCTCAACAACCCCACCGGGAAATCTGATCTTCCAGGCATAGATATCTTTGTGTCCACTGCAGATCCAGATAAAGAACCACCACTTGTTACAGCAAACACTATCTTATCTATTCTAGCTACTGATTACCCTGTTGAAAAGCTTGCTTGCTATGTTTCTGATGATGGAGGTGCACTTTTAACCTTTGAGGCCATGGCAGAAGCAGCAAGTTTTGCTAATATATGGGTTCCCTTCTGCCGTAAACATGGTATTGAGCCCAGGAATCCTGAATCTTACTTCAGTTTGAAGAGGGATCCATACAAGAACAAAGTGAAATCTGACTTTGTGAAGGATCGTAGAAGGGTGAAACGTGAATATGACGAGTTCAAGGTTCGGATTAATGGACTGCCTGAGTCTATACGTCGCCGATCAGATGCTTATCATGCCAGGGAGGAAATCAAGGCCATGAAGCTTCAAAGACAGAACAGAGAGGATGAGCCTGTGGAGACTGTGAAGATTCCCAAAGCAACTTGGATGGCTGATGGAACCCACTGGCCTGGGACTTGGTTGACCTCTTCATCCGAGCATTCTAGGAGTGACCATGCTGGTATTATACAG GTGATGTTAAAACCCCCTAGTGAGGAACCACTGCATGGAACTGATGGAACTATAGATGAAGCTAGACTCATCGACCTCACTGATATTGATATCCGCCTTCCCATGCTTGTTTATGTGTCTCGTGAAAAGCGGCCAGGCTATGATCACAACAAGAAGGCAGGGGCCATGAATGCTCTTGTTCGAGCCTCTGCTATAATGTCCAATGGCCCATTCATTCTCAACCTCGACTGTGATCATTATATCTACAATTCTCAGGCAATGAGGGAAGGTATGTGCTTCATGATGGATCGCGGAGGTGACCGGCTCTGTTATGTTCAGTTCCCACAGAGATTTGAGGGTATTGACCCTTCGGATCGATATGCCAACCACAACACAGTTTTCTTTGATGTCAATATGCGGGCTCTTGATGGTCTCCAGGGCCCAGTTTATGTCGGAACTGGATGTCTATTTCGAAGAATTGCCCTGTATGGTTTTGACCCACCTCGATCAAAAGAACATCACCAAGGTTGTTGCAGTTGCTGCTTTTCTAGTCGGAAAAAGAATAAGCATGCCTCAGTAGCACACACCCCTGAAGAAAACCGAGCCTTGAGAATGGGtgattctgatgaagaagagatGAATCTCTCCCTGCTGCCGAAGAGGTTTGGGAACTCAACTTTCCTCATCGACTCAATTCCAGTGGCAGAGTACCAAGGTCGCCCTCTTGCAGATCACCCAGCTGTAAAGAATGGACGCCCACCCGGTGCTCTCACCATTCCTCGTGAGCTGCTTGATGCATCAACTGTTGCAGAGGCTATCAGTGTCATTTCCTGCTGGTATGAAGACAAGACTGAGTGGGGAGATCGTGTCGGATGGATTTACGGTTCAGTTACTGAAGATGTGGTCACTGGTTACAGAATGCACAACAGAGGATGGAAATCAGTTTACTGTGTGACCAAACGTGATGCATTTCGTGGAACTGCACCTATCAATCTCACTGATAGGTTGCATCAGGTCCTCCGTTGGGCTACAGGCTCAGTGGAAATCTTTTTCTCCCGCAACAATGCCCTGCTAGCCAGCCCGAGAATGAAGATTCTGCAAAGAGTAGCATATCTCAACGTTGGTATCTACCCGTTCACATCCATCTTCCTTATTGTCTACTGCTTCCTCCCTGCACTTTCGCTCTTCTCTGGTCAGTTCATTGTGCAGTCCCTCAATGTTACTTTCCTGACCTATCTTTTGGTCATTACTCTCACCTTATGTATGCTTGCCATACTTGAGATCAAATGGTCTGGCATTGAACTAGAAGAGTGGTGGAGAAATGAGCAGTTTTGGTTGATTGGAGGGACCAGTGCTCACCTTGCTGCTGTGATTCAGGGGCTATTAAAAGTTATTGCAGGGATTGAAATCTCTTTCACCTTGACTTCAAAATCAGGAGGTGACGATGAGGATGATGACTTTGCTGATCTCTACATTGTGAAATGGACATCTCTGATGATACCCCCAATAACAATCATGATGGTCAACTTAATTGCAATAGCAGTTGGGTTCAGCAGGACAATATACAGCGTGATTCCGCAGTGGAGCCGATTGATTGGAGGTGTTTTcttcagtttctgggttttagcACATCTATACCCTTTCGCCAAAGGATTGATGGGGAGACGAGGGAGGACACCCACCATTGTTTTTGTATGGTCAGGACTCATTGCAATCACCATCTCTCTTCTTTGGGTGGCAATCAATCCCCCTGCTGGTACAAACCAAATTGGAGGATCATTCGAATTCCCCTGA